The window AACTGTCCACATTTCGTCTTTAGGAGATGTTGTCATTGATAACACTAAATTATGGCAAAGTAGGCATTCTACTCTGGATTAATCAAGTCACCAAATCTAAACAGAGAGTTGTACCAAAATGGCGCTAAATCACCACGATAGGTCTTTACCTCTAACTCAGACTGCTGAAAAATCACACTAATCTGCCCTTCTGTCCCTGTGGTCAGGCTCCTAATCTCTCGCCGCTGATACCGCTCAACCACTGTGGTTTTTGGAAAACCATAGCGATTAGCAAAACCCGCCGGAAACAGCACTAACTTAGGGGCAACGGCATCGATAAAGTCCTCAGTCGACGAGGTTTTACTGCCATGGTGCGGCGCCACCAGCACGTCGCTTTGTAACTCGTTTAGGTCACTTAGATCACCGCTCACACTTAACTCACTACGTAATAGTGCCGCTTCGGTTTGTTTTTCAATGTCCCCGGTGAGCAGCAGACTCTGCAGGCCATCATCAATGCGCACCACACAAGAGCCATTATTGCCCGCCAGCACTTGAGGCGGCGAGAGTAAGTTAAGGCGCAATCCTTGCCATTGAATCTGCCTTGGGCGGCAATCTTGGCCGCTAAAGCCTGCCACATCAGTGATCACCAATGCCTTGGGATAAGCCTCCATCAAGACAGGCGCACCGCCAGCATGATCGTTATCGCTATGGCTGATAACAATATAATCAATCTCTTGGATGCCTTTGGCTTTTAGGAAGGGCAATATCACCCGCTCCGCATAACTGAAATCATCACCAAAGGCGGCGCCCGTGTCATAGATAAACCCCTTGCCATTCTTTTCAATCACCACGGCTAAACCTTGGCCCACATCAAGTAAATGCATGGTCCATCGATGGGTTTGAACGGGAGACCATAGCGTCATACAAAAAAGTAACGCAGGCATAAACAGCAAACTCAAGAGGCTTAACCAAGCAATATAGTTTTTATGCTTAGGCACATAGCGCCATAAAACACCACCAACGAGCGCGTAGAATCCTAAGGCTAATAAGCTGTCAGAGAGTGCTAACCAATGGGCAGGTAATTGCTGACTGATGTCGAGCAACTGAGCATAGGGCGATAAACTCCAATCACTGAGGCGCAGTACTCCAAGCGAAGAGAGTCCGAAGTGAGATAATCCCAAAGCCGTCCCAAGCCACCAGCAGACAAATCCCGCCATGGCTAAGGGGATCACTACAAAGCTAAACCAAGGCACGGCCAAGATGTTCATCCACAGACTGTGTACGCTCACGCCGCCAAAGAGTGCCGCTTGCAGTAATCCAAGCCCGAGACTTAAGCGCCATTGGATAGCCCAAAACTGCATCATCCCTGTGCGTAAACGCGCCCTTCGAGTGGACGCAGGGGTAAATGCCCTTGGTTGGATTTCTAAGGTGTATAAGATGATGCCTAAGGCACAAAAAGACAGCCAAAATCCCGCACTTAAACAAGCGAGTGGATCAAGCAGTAATACAATGAACAGGGCGAATAATAAGCGCTCCCACGCCGTAGAAAAGCGCTTTAATAAACTCAACAGCATTAACAGCAGAATCATCACTAATGCACGCTGCGTCGAAATGCCAAAGCCCGCAAGATAAGCATAAAATGCGGCGCCTATGCCCGCGGCGACTAAGGCAATGGTGATATTACGCCGACTCTGATGTGGCACTAAGCGACTTAAGCCAAACAAAAGGCATGTGTAAATCCATGCTGCTATGACCGAAAGATGCAAACCGGATATCGCCACTAAATGACCCGTACCTGTCTGTCGTAATGCTTGCCAA of the Shewanella baltica genome contains:
- a CDS encoding DNA internalization-related competence protein ComEC/Rec2: MNRFMFGFSAILLSAMLWPSLPPVSYIPYLAVGALILYRKIPVCAGGLFAMAWLTGFCLGLSRQDLPVLQQPIQVRGEIISLVSRNSDWLSLDISVIKPNLILGPNAKLRLTWKDPPEVDVGQVWQFTLMPKSIASVLNQGGYNEQKQLISQHVVGKGRVIEAQLLAVSPSLRNELISALTPELASLPQGDILLALLLGDKQLISKVRWQALRQTGTGHLVAISGLHLSVIAAWIYTCLLFGLSRLVPHQSRRNITIALVAAGIGAAFYAYLAGFGISTQRALVMILLLMLLSLLKRFSTAWERLLFALFIVLLLDPLACLSAGFWLSFCALGIILYTLEIQPRAFTPASTRRARLRTGMMQFWAIQWRLSLGLGLLQAALFGGVSVHSLWMNILAVPWFSFVVIPLAMAGFVCWWLGTALGLSHFGLSSLGVLRLSDWSLSPYAQLLDISQQLPAHWLALSDSLLALGFYALVGGVLWRYVPKHKNYIAWLSLLSLLFMPALLFCMTLWSPVQTHRWTMHLLDVGQGLAVVIEKNGKGFIYDTGAAFGDDFSYAERVILPFLKAKGIQEIDYIVISHSDNDHAGGAPVLMEAYPKALVITDVAGFSGQDCRPRQIQWQGLRLNLLSPPQVLAGNNGSCVVRIDDGLQSLLLTGDIEKQTEAALLRSELSVSGDLSDLNELQSDVLVAPHHGSKTSSTEDFIDAVAPKLVLFPAGFANRYGFPKTTVVERYQRREIRSLTTGTEGQISVIFQQSELEVKTYRGDLAPFWYNSLFRFGDLINPE